Part of the Spirochaetota bacterium genome, ATATACACATACCGTCCGTCGGTGACATTGATATGCTGTCCGTGATAGCCGAATATCACCGCATCATGTATCGCTTCGTTTTTATCGATGACGCTTCTCAGCGGTTTTCCTTCCATGTCTTTCGGTATCGGTACGCCGAAATAATCGAGCAGGGTAGGCGCAATGTCTATCGTCTGTACTAGCCTGTCATTGCGCACGCTCTTCTTCCCTGAGCGCGGGTCCCATACGAAGAACGGCGTGTTCGCTATCTCGTTGTAGAGCGGCGGATTGTTCTTCGCCATCCAGCCGTGTTCGCCGAGCAGAAAGCCGTGATCGGTGTTCACGATGAGCATGGTGTCTTTCCAGAGATCATGCCTGTCCATGGTATCGATAATAGTGCCGAGATAGTGGTCGCACATGGTTAAAAGGGCCGCGTACTGCATACGGAATTGTGTGAGATATTCCTGCGGGAAGTCGGCTTTGCCGTATTTCGGCCAGTCGAGGACGATGCCGAGTGCATCGTAGTTGTGCTTGTATTTCTTCTTCCATTCCGGCTGTGAGAAGAACGGTTCATGCGGGTCGAATGTTTCGATAGTAAGGAACCAATTATCGGAAGCGTGATTCTTTTCGATGAATTCCTGTCCGAGCCGGAATGTGTTCGCCTGCGGCATATCCTCTTCGCGCCTGATATAGCCCCGATTGACATAGTCCTGCCGGTGATGCGGACTTTTTTTGCAGTAAGGTTCGGGATTGAATGCTGCGGGTGATCCTTTGACCGATACATCGGCTTTCCACTGATCTCCTTCCTGGCCGCGCGGGAATTCCCATGATGAATACCGGTTATGATATGTTGCCCCGCCATCCTCCCAGTAATGGTAATGATCGGAGATAAGATGCGTGTAGATATCCGCTTTCGAAAGCAATTCCGGCATGGAATCGTCGAACGGCTCGAGAGGCCCCCAGGAGCGGTGCAGGAAATTATAACGCCCGGTGTGTATCTCCCTGCGTGCCGGCATACAGGGCATGCTTCCGATGAAGCATTTTTCGAACGTTACCGTGCGTTCCGCCAGCCGGGAGAAATTCGGCGTTACCGTCCAGCCGCAGCCGTACGGCGCGAGGAGACGGCGGTTGAGCGAATCGAACATGATCATGATGGCTTTCATAGTGAGTCTCCTTGAACAACCCTTATCCCTCCAGCCCACTTCCCCCTTTATTTAAAGGAGATGGGGGAGCGATTACTATTTCAATAGCAGGCATCCTGCTGTTTTCGCTCCCCTTTCCCTTCTTAGAGGGGAAAGGGGTTGGGGGATAGGGGTGAATTTACAGAATATGCTTCAATACCTGCGTCGGATTTCTTCCAACGATCAATTTGTTCCCGTCGCTGTATCCTTCCTCCCGTCCGTCAAGTTCCTGAACGAGCCTTGTTCGCCATTCGGCAAGTTCATTCGCCTTTTGCCCCGCACAATCATGCTGCTCATTGGGATCGTTGACGAGGTCGAAGAGCTGCTCACGCCCCGTCTGTGAGAACCACGCATATTTCCATTTTCCATCCGTGAGCCACTGATTCGATCCCTCTCCCCACTCATGCTCCCCGTGTATATAGTCTCTCCATGCGGGGCTCTCTCCGCGGCACAACGGCATCACGCTTTTCCCTTCAACCGATTTCGGCGTTTCGATGCCGGCGATGTCGCACATTGTCGGGAATATGTCGCGCATCTCCACCG contains:
- a CDS encoding sulfatase gives rise to the protein MKAIMIMFDSLNRRLLAPYGCGWTVTPNFSRLAERTVTFEKCFIGSMPCMPARREIHTGRYNFLHRSWGPLEPFDDSMPELLSKADIYTHLISDHYHYWEDGGATYHNRYSSWEFPRGQEGDQWKADVSVKGSPAAFNPEPYCKKSPHHRQDYVNRGYIRREEDMPQANTFRLGQEFIEKNHASDNWFLTIETFDPHEPFFSQPEWKKKYKHNYDALGIVLDWPKYGKADFPQEYLTQFRMQYAALLTMCDHYLGTIIDTMDRHDLWKDTMLIVNTDHGFLLGEHGWMAKNNPPLYNEIANTPFFVWDPRSGKKSVRNDRLVQTIDIAPTLLDYFGVPIPKDMEGKPLRSVIDKNEAIHDAVIFGYHGQHINVTDGRYVYMRAPDKIKSLNQYTVMPTNMRGFFRNDQLANAEMHDGFSFTKGARVMKIPAGPGGGEHGTLLFDNEKDPAQDTPMNDSAIEKRMTALLKDCMQKNDAPAELYDRFGLQERHI